In the genome of uncultured Methanobrevibacter sp., one region contains:
- a CDS encoding DUF367 family protein, whose translation MRITVFHANECDKKKCTAIKLAKMGKCRLVENINKIPSGAIVLNPYAEKAVSYEDYRYVQRRGIVGLDCSWNEVSKSKKFFSLSKYHRSLPFLIATNPVNYGKPCILSTVEAISATLYITRFKDEARDMMDGYKWGHTFLELNHDLLEAYSEADTSADVVRVQNEFLESKNE comes from the coding sequence ATGAGAATTACAGTCTTTCATGCAAACGAGTGCGACAAGAAAAAGTGCACGGCCATAAAACTGGCGAAGATGGGAAAATGCAGGCTGGTGGAAAACATCAACAAGATTCCGTCAGGTGCAATCGTTTTAAATCCCTATGCGGAAAAGGCTGTATCATATGAGGATTACCGTTATGTGCAAAGAAGGGGAATTGTTGGGCTTGACTGTTCATGGAATGAGGTGTCAAAGTCCAAAAAATTCTTTTCTTTATCTAAATACCATCGCTCATTACCCTTTTTAATTGCAACAAACCCAGTAAACTATGGAAAGCCATGCATACTGTCCACCGTTGAGGCCATAAGTGCAACATTATACATTACACGTTTCAAGGATGAGGCACGTGACATGATGGACGGGTATAAGTGGGGCCATACATTTCTTGAATTGAACCATGATCTTCTGGAGGCCTACAGTGAGGCAGACACCAGTGCCGATGTTGTACGTGTTCAAAATGAGTTTCTTGAATCCAAGAATGAATGA